From uncultured Roseateles sp., the proteins below share one genomic window:
- a CDS encoding esterase-like activity of phytase family protein, whose translation MSIRPRLPSLLLATAFAASVPHAHAAIDLIATGSLSGAFSDLSGLNYTLENGAAANLLGGMGSGLAWAGGNTFLALPDRGPNASAWNSAVDDTTSYIARFHTLTLDLKASGGALPFTLTPTLKATTLLSSATALNYGAVAPTVNGLVSGASVAGNAKQYFSGRSDNFAAGLSTNPANARIDTEAIRVSNDGKSVFIADEYGPYVYQFDRATGQRLRSYALPDTFAISTLSSSKDVEISANTANGRITNKGMEGLAITPDGKTLVGFMQSPLGQDGGDGGRYNRIVKIDIASGAVTQYAYDNAIGGKNYNSSELLALNDHQFVVLERDGKGLGDGSPGSKAAVKQLYTLDLSGATEVSGIADLRTQPGVAVKGSLFLDIKAVLNAKGISDALIPSKLEGIAFGDDVMVGGVLKHTLYLANDNDFLGAVTPNGSKLSSQYDNQFYVFAFDGNDLVKQNISAVPEPESYALMLGGLAVLAAVARRRKAA comes from the coding sequence ATGTCTATTCGCCCTCGTCTGCCGAGCCTGCTGCTCGCCACCGCCTTTGCCGCCAGCGTGCCGCACGCCCATGCCGCCATCGATCTGATCGCCACCGGCAGCCTGTCGGGTGCGTTTTCCGATCTGTCGGGCCTGAATTACACGCTTGAAAACGGCGCCGCGGCCAACCTGCTCGGTGGCATGGGTTCGGGCCTGGCCTGGGCCGGTGGCAACACCTTCCTGGCCCTGCCGGACCGCGGCCCCAACGCCAGTGCCTGGAACTCGGCTGTCGATGACACCACCTCCTACATCGCCCGCTTTCACACCCTCACGCTGGATCTGAAGGCCAGCGGTGGCGCCCTGCCCTTCACGCTGACGCCGACGCTGAAAGCCACCACACTGCTCTCCAGCGCCACGGCGCTGAACTATGGCGCGGTGGCGCCCACGGTGAACGGTCTGGTCAGCGGCGCGTCGGTGGCAGGCAATGCCAAGCAGTATTTCTCCGGCCGCTCGGACAATTTTGCCGCAGGCCTGTCGACCAACCCGGCCAATGCCCGCATCGACACGGAAGCCATCCGCGTCTCCAACGACGGCAAGAGCGTGTTCATCGCCGATGAGTACGGCCCCTACGTCTACCAGTTCGACCGCGCCACCGGCCAGCGCCTGCGCAGCTACGCCCTGCCCGATACCTTCGCCATCAGCACGCTGAGCTCCAGCAAGGATGTCGAGATCAGCGCCAACACGGCCAACGGCCGCATCACCAACAAGGGCATGGAAGGCCTGGCCATCACGCCCGACGGCAAGACCCTGGTCGGCTTCATGCAAAGCCCGCTGGGCCAGGACGGTGGCGACGGCGGCCGCTACAACCGCATCGTCAAGATCGACATCGCCTCGGGCGCCGTGACGCAGTACGCCTACGACAATGCCATCGGTGGCAAGAACTACAACAGCAGCGAGCTGCTGGCGCTGAACGACCACCAGTTCGTCGTGCTGGAGCGCGACGGCAAGGGCCTGGGCGACGGCTCGCCCGGCTCGAAGGCGGCCGTCAAGCAGCTCTACACCCTGGACCTGAGCGGCGCCACCGAAGTCTCCGGCATTGCCGACCTGCGCACCCAGCCCGGTGTGGCCGTCAAGGGCAGCCTGTTCCTCGACATCAAGGCCGTGCTGAACGCCAAGGGCATCAGCGACGCGCTGATCCCGTCCAAGCTCGAAGGCATCGCCTTTGGTGACGACGTGATGGTCGGCGGCGTGCTCAAGCACACGCTCTACCTGGCCAATGACAATGACTTCCTGGGCGCCGTGACGCCCAATGGCTCCAAGCTGAGCAGCCAGTACGACAACCAGTTCTATGTCTTTGCCTTCGATGGCAACGACCTGGTCAAGCAGAACATCTCGGCCGTGCCTGAGCCCGAGAGCTATGCGCTGATGCTGGGTGGTCTGGCCGTGCTGGCCGCCGTGGCGCGCCGTCGCAAGGCCGCCTGA
- a CDS encoding asparaginase: protein MQRTSQTLVILGTGGTIAGQSVDASDNVGYTAGQIGVAQLVTAVPALAGLPLESEQVAQLDSKDMDHATWQQLAQRLAHHLARPEVAGVVITHGTDTLEETAYFLHRVLAPVKPVVLTAAMRPATALMADGPQNLLDAVRVAGAPGASGVVVALAGAVHGAADIRKAHSYRIDAFNSGDAGPLALIEEGRLRLLRPWPQGEALGLARIAAEPATWPRVELVFSHAGADGALVPALQALGVQGIVVAATGNGTVNQRLELALRAAGQAGVRVLRATRCAQGAIIGEAEGGLPSAGSLTPVQARVELLLELLPH, encoded by the coding sequence TGTGATCCTGGGCACCGGCGGCACGATTGCCGGCCAGTCGGTGGACGCGTCCGACAACGTCGGCTACACCGCCGGGCAGATCGGCGTGGCGCAACTGGTGACCGCTGTGCCGGCGCTGGCCGGCTTGCCGCTGGAAAGCGAGCAGGTGGCCCAGCTGGACAGCAAGGACATGGACCACGCCACCTGGCAGCAGCTGGCGCAGCGCCTGGCCCATCACCTGGCGCGGCCCGAGGTGGCCGGGGTGGTCATCACTCACGGTACCGACACGCTTGAGGAGACGGCCTACTTTTTGCACCGCGTGCTGGCGCCGGTCAAACCCGTGGTGCTGACCGCCGCCATGCGCCCGGCCACGGCCTTGATGGCCGATGGCCCTCAGAATCTGCTCGATGCCGTGCGTGTGGCTGGCGCGCCGGGCGCGAGTGGCGTGGTAGTGGCCTTGGCCGGCGCTGTGCACGGGGCGGCCGATATCCGCAAGGCCCACAGCTACCGCATCGATGCCTTCAACTCGGGCGACGCGGGGCCGCTGGCCTTGATAGAGGAGGGGCGGCTGCGCCTGCTGCGGCCATGGCCGCAGGGGGAGGCCCTGGGGCTGGCGCGCATTGCCGCCGAGCCGGCGACCTGGCCGCGCGTCGAGCTGGTGTTCAGCCATGCGGGCGCCGACGGAGCGCTGGTGCCGGCCTTGCAGGCCCTGGGCGTGCAAGGCATCGTTGTGGCGGCCACCGGCAATGGCACGGTCAACCAACGGCTGGAGCTTGCGCTGCGGGCCGCCGGTCAGGCCGGCGTGCGGGTGTTGCGCGCCACACGCTGCGCACAGGGCGCCATCATCGGCGAGGCCGAGGGCGGCTTGCCGTCGGCCGGCAGTTTGACGCCGGTGCAGGCCCGCGTGGAACTGCTGCTGGAACTGCTGCCGCACTGA